One region of Pseudomonas alvandae genomic DNA includes:
- the msrB gene encoding peptide-methionine (R)-S-oxide reductase MsrB produces MEKLQKTLEEWRDTLDPEQYNVCRLKGTERPFSGKYNATKTDGVYHCICCNEPLFDSTTKFDSGCGWPSFYAPIADSAVVDVRDVSHGMIRTEVVCAKCDAHLGHVFPDGPPPTGLRYCINSVCLDLVPRE; encoded by the coding sequence ATGGAAAAGTTGCAGAAAACCCTTGAAGAATGGCGTGACACGCTCGACCCGGAGCAATACAACGTCTGCCGGCTCAAAGGCACCGAGCGACCGTTCTCCGGGAAATACAACGCGACCAAGACCGACGGTGTGTACCACTGCATCTGCTGCAACGAACCGCTGTTCGATTCGACGACCAAATTCGATTCGGGCTGTGGCTGGCCGAGTTTCTACGCGCCGATCGCAGACAGCGCGGTGGTGGATGTACGGGATGTGAGCCATGGCATGATCCGCACCGAGGTGGTCTGCGCCAAATGCGATGCGCACCTGGGGCATGTCTTCCCGGACGGCCCGCCGCCGACCGGGCTGCGTTATTGCATCAACTCGGTGTGCCTGGATCTCGTGCCGCGCGAGTAA
- a CDS encoding pyridoxal phosphate-dependent aminotransferase, which translates to MQVSKSNKLANVCYDIRGPVLKHAKRLEEEGHRILKLNIGNPAPFGFEAPDEILQDVIRNLPTAQGYSDSKGLFSARKAVMQYYQQKQVEGIGIEDIYLGNGVSELIVMSMQALLNNGDEVLVPAPDYPLWTAAVSLSGGNPVHYLCDEQANWFPDLADIKAKITPNTKALVIINPNNPTGAVYSREVLLGMLELARQHNLVVFSDEIYDKILYDDAVHVCTASLAPDLLCLTFNGLSKSYRVAGFRSGWIAISGPKHHAQSYIEGIDMLANMRLCANVPSQHAIQTALGGYQSINDLVLPQGRLLEQRNRTWELLNDIPGVSCVKPMGALYAFPRIDPKVCPIHNDEKFVLDLLLSEKLLVVQGTAFNWPWPDHFRVVTLPRVDDLDQAIGRIGNFLKSYRQ; encoded by the coding sequence ATGCAGGTCAGCAAATCGAACAAGCTCGCCAACGTCTGCTACGACATTCGCGGCCCGGTGCTCAAGCACGCCAAACGCCTGGAAGAGGAAGGCCACCGTATCCTCAAGCTGAACATCGGCAACCCAGCACCCTTTGGTTTCGAAGCGCCCGATGAAATCCTCCAGGACGTCATCCGCAACCTGCCGACCGCCCAAGGCTACAGCGACTCCAAAGGCCTGTTCAGCGCGCGCAAGGCCGTGATGCAGTACTACCAGCAAAAGCAGGTAGAAGGCATCGGTATCGAAGACATCTACCTGGGCAACGGCGTGTCCGAGCTGATCGTCATGTCCATGCAGGCCTTGCTCAACAATGGCGACGAAGTGCTGGTGCCGGCACCGGACTATCCGCTGTGGACCGCCGCCGTGAGCCTGTCCGGTGGCAACCCGGTGCATTACCTGTGCGACGAGCAGGCCAACTGGTTCCCTGACCTGGCGGACATCAAGGCCAAGATCACCCCGAACACCAAGGCCCTGGTGATCATCAACCCGAACAACCCGACCGGCGCCGTCTATTCCCGGGAAGTGTTGCTGGGCATGCTGGAATTGGCCCGCCAGCACAACCTGGTGGTGTTTTCCGACGAGATCTACGACAAGATCCTCTACGACGACGCCGTTCACGTCTGCACCGCCTCCCTGGCGCCGGACTTGCTGTGCCTGACCTTCAATGGCTTGTCCAAATCCTACCGGGTGGCGGGTTTCCGCTCCGGCTGGATCGCCATCTCCGGGCCCAAGCATCATGCCCAGAGCTACATCGAAGGCATCGACATGCTGGCCAACATGCGCCTGTGCGCCAACGTGCCGAGCCAGCATGCAATCCAGACCGCACTGGGTGGCTACCAGAGCATCAACGACCTGGTCCTGCCCCAGGGGCGGCTGTTGGAACAACGCAATCGCACCTGGGAACTGCTCAACGACATTCCTGGCGTCAGCTGTGTCAAACCAATGGGCGCCTTGTATGCCTTCCCACGGATCGACCCGAAAGTCTGCCCTATCCACAACGACGAAAAATTCGTCCTGGACCTGCTGCTCTCGGAAAAACTGCTGGTCGTCCAGGGCACGGCGTTCAACTGGCCATGGCCGGACCATTTCCGTGTCGTGACCTTGCCGCGGGTCGATGACCTGGACCAGGCCATCGGCCGCATCGGCAATTTCCTCAAGTCCTACCGCCAATGA
- the htpX gene encoding protease HtpX: MMRILLFLATNLAVVLIASITLSLFGFNGFMAANGVDLNLNQLLIFCAVFGFAGSLFSLFISKWMAKMSTSTQIISQPRTRHEQWLLQTVEQLSREAGIKMPEVGIFPAYEANAFATGWNKNDALVAVSQGLLERFSPDEVKAVLAHEIGHVANGDMVTLALIQGVVNTFVMFFARIIGNFVDKVIFKNEEGQGIAYYVATIFAELVLGILASAIVMWFSRKREFRADDAGARLAGTSAMIGALQRLRAEQGLPVHMPDTLNAFGINGGIKQGLARMFMSHPPLEERIDALRRRG; encoded by the coding sequence ATGATGCGCATCCTGCTGTTTTTGGCCACTAACCTGGCGGTCGTGCTGATTGCCAGCATCACCCTGAGCCTTTTTGGCTTCAACGGGTTCATGGCGGCCAACGGGGTTGATCTCAACCTCAATCAGCTGCTGATCTTCTGTGCGGTGTTCGGTTTCGCCGGTTCGCTGTTCTCGCTGTTCATCTCCAAGTGGATGGCGAAGATGAGCACCAGCACCCAGATCATCAGCCAGCCGCGCACTCGCCACGAACAATGGCTGCTGCAGACCGTCGAGCAGTTGTCTCGCGAAGCCGGGATCAAAATGCCCGAAGTCGGGATCTTCCCTGCCTACGAGGCGAACGCCTTCGCCACCGGCTGGAACAAGAACGACGCACTGGTCGCCGTCAGCCAGGGCCTGCTCGAACGCTTCTCGCCGGATGAAGTCAAGGCCGTGCTGGCCCACGAGATTGGCCACGTCGCCAACGGCGACATGGTTACGCTGGCGCTGATCCAGGGCGTGGTGAACACCTTCGTGATGTTCTTTGCCCGCATCATCGGCAACTTCGTCGACAAGGTGATCTTCAAGAACGAAGAAGGCCAGGGCATCGCCTACTACGTGGCGACCATTTTCGCCGAACTGGTCTTGGGCATCCTCGCCAGCGCCATCGTCATGTGGTTCTCGCGCAAACGCGAGTTCCGCGCAGACGACGCCGGTGCACGCCTGGCGGGCACCAGCGCGATGATCGGCGCCCTGCAGCGCCTGCGCGCAGAACAAGGCCTGCCGGTGCACATGCCCGACACCTTGAACGCCTTTGGTATCAACGGTGGCATCAAGCAGGGCCTGGCGCGCATGTTCATGAGCCACCCGCCACTGGAAGAGCGAATTGACGCGCTGCGTCGCCGTGGTTGA
- a CDS encoding thiopurine S-methyltransferase — protein MDPEFWHKRWSTNQIGFHLPEVNPYLQRFWPQLGLPEETRVLVPLCGKTLDLMWLAQQGFSVLGIELSEKAVTDFFQEHQLEPNVSEEGAFKIFRAGAIEIRCGDFFALTPLDVADCATLYDRAALIALPAPMRERYVAHLLKILPDCVGLLITLDYNQDEMPGPPFSVGHEEVQRLLGGAWRLEILQEQDVLGESWKFLQAGVKRLDERVYLISRR, from the coding sequence ATGGACCCCGAGTTTTGGCACAAGCGTTGGTCAACCAACCAGATCGGCTTTCATCTGCCGGAGGTGAACCCTTATCTGCAGCGTTTCTGGCCCCAATTGGGATTGCCCGAAGAGACTCGAGTGTTGGTGCCCCTGTGCGGCAAGACGCTGGATCTGATGTGGTTGGCGCAACAAGGTTTTTCCGTGCTCGGAATTGAGCTGTCAGAGAAAGCCGTCACTGATTTTTTCCAGGAGCATCAGCTTGAGCCGAACGTGAGCGAGGAGGGCGCCTTCAAGATATTTCGTGCCGGTGCCATCGAAATCCGCTGCGGTGATTTCTTTGCGCTGACGCCTTTGGACGTGGCCGATTGCGCGACGTTGTATGACCGCGCTGCATTGATCGCATTGCCTGCGCCGATGCGTGAGCGGTACGTGGCGCATTTGCTGAAAATATTGCCAGACTGCGTCGGGCTGTTGATTACCCTCGATTACAACCAGGACGAAATGCCTGGACCGCCGTTTTCCGTTGGGCATGAAGAAGTGCAGCGGTTGCTGGGTGGCGCTTGGCGTCTGGAGATTTTGCAGGAGCAGGATGTGCTTGGGGAGAGCTGGAAGTTCTTGCAGGCGGGGGTGAAGCGGTTGGATGAGCGGGTGTATCTGATTTCCAGGCGTTGA
- a CDS encoding DODA-type extradiol aromatic ring-opening family dioxygenase, giving the protein MLPSLFISHGSPMLALEPGESGPALVRLAAQLPRPKAIVIVSAHWESDELLVSANPRPRTWHDFGGFPPALYEVQYPAPGDPRLAEQVADMLNAAHLPARLDSKRPSDHGVWVPLSLMYPEADIPVVQVSLPSHQGPTQQTQVGRALASLREQGVLVIGSGSITHNLRDLDWNAGPETVEPWAKAFRDWMVAKLASNDEVALHDYRRQAPNAVRSHPSDEHLLPLYFARGAGGTFSVAHAGFTMGTLGMDIYRFD; this is encoded by the coding sequence ATGCTGCCCAGCCTGTTTATTTCCCATGGCTCACCGATGCTCGCCCTGGAGCCCGGCGAAAGCGGCCCGGCGTTGGTTCGCCTGGCCGCGCAACTGCCCAGGCCAAAGGCGATCGTCATTGTCTCGGCTCATTGGGAGAGCGACGAGCTGCTGGTCAGCGCCAACCCGCGACCGCGCACCTGGCATGACTTCGGCGGGTTTCCACCGGCACTGTATGAAGTGCAATACCCGGCGCCTGGCGACCCTCGACTGGCGGAACAGGTGGCAGACATGCTCAACGCCGCGCATCTGCCGGCACGCCTCGACTCTAAGCGGCCATCCGACCATGGCGTCTGGGTGCCGCTGTCGTTGATGTACCCCGAGGCCGACATTCCCGTGGTGCAGGTCTCCTTGCCCAGCCATCAAGGCCCGACACAGCAAACGCAAGTCGGCCGCGCATTGGCGAGCCTGCGGGAACAAGGGGTGCTGGTGATCGGTTCCGGAAGCATTACGCATAACCTGCGGGACCTGGATTGGAACGCCGGCCCTGAAACCGTCGAACCCTGGGCCAAGGCGTTTCGCGATTGGATGGTCGCCAAACTGGCGTCGAACGACGAGGTGGCGCTGCACGACTATCGCCGCCAGGCGCCCAATGCCGTGCGCAGCCATCCCAGCGATGAACATTTGTTGCCGCTGTATTTTGCCCGAGGGGCTGGGGGGACATTCAGCGTTGCCCATGCGGGGTTCACGATGGGGACGCTGGGGATGGACATCTATCGGTTCGACTGA
- a CDS encoding DEAD/DEAH box helicase produces the protein MTQEIGGFAALELHPNIVAAVVATGYEEPSAIQQQSIPIILAGHDMIGQAQTGTGKTAAFALPILHRIDPSKREPQALILAPTRELALQVATAFETYAKQMPGVTVVAVYGGAPMGPQLKAIRNGAQIVVATPGRLCDHLRRDEKVLATVNHLVLDEADEMLKLGFMDDLEVIFKAMPETRQTVLFSATLPQSIRAIAERHLRDPKHVKIQSKTQTVTAIEQAHLLVHADQKTSAVLSLLEVEDFDALIMFVRTKQATLDLASALEAKGYKAAALNGDIAQNQRERVIDSLKDGRLDIVVATDVAARGLDVPRITHVFNVDMPYDPESYVHRIGRTGRAGREGRALLLVTPRERRMLQVIERVTGQKVAEVRLPDAQAVLDARIKKLTNSLSPLVADAESTHGDLLDRLTADIGCTPRALAAALLRKATNGQALNLAAIEKERPLVPNNAPRGDRPERSGDRPDRGDRERRAPIPLAEGRARCRTALGARDGIAAKNLLGAILNEGGLAREAIGRIQVRDSFSLVELPEDGLEKLLTKLKDTRVAGKQLKLRRYRED, from the coding sequence ATGACCCAGGAAATCGGCGGCTTCGCCGCTCTTGAACTTCATCCCAATATTGTCGCTGCAGTAGTCGCTACCGGCTATGAAGAGCCTTCGGCCATTCAGCAGCAGTCGATCCCGATCATTCTCGCCGGTCACGATATGATTGGTCAGGCGCAAACCGGTACGGGTAAGACCGCCGCGTTCGCACTGCCGATCCTGCACCGCATTGATCCGTCCAAGCGCGAGCCGCAAGCTCTGATCCTGGCCCCAACTCGTGAGTTGGCGCTACAAGTTGCAACCGCTTTCGAAACCTACGCCAAGCAAATGCCAGGCGTGACTGTTGTGGCTGTCTACGGCGGCGCGCCGATGGGCCCACAACTGAAAGCAATCCGTAATGGCGCACAGATCGTTGTCGCCACCCCGGGCCGTCTGTGCGACCACCTGCGTCGCGACGAAAAAGTCCTCGCCACCGTGAACCACCTGGTTCTCGACGAAGCGGACGAAATGCTCAAGCTGGGCTTCATGGACGACCTGGAAGTCATCTTCAAGGCCATGCCTGAGACCCGCCAGACTGTCCTGTTCTCGGCCACCTTGCCTCAGTCGATCCGTGCCATCGCCGAACGCCACCTGCGCGATCCGAAGCACGTGAAGATCCAGAGCAAGACCCAGACCGTCACCGCGATCGAGCAGGCTCACCTGCTGGTTCACGCCGACCAGAAGACCTCTGCCGTCCTGAGCCTGCTGGAAGTCGAAGACTTCGACGCCCTGATCATGTTCGTGCGCACCAAGCAAGCGACCCTGGACCTGGCCAGCGCCCTGGAAGCCAAAGGCTACAAAGCCGCTGCGCTGAACGGTGACATTGCCCAGAACCAGCGTGAGCGCGTCATCGACTCCCTCAAGGATGGCCGCCTGGACATCGTTGTGGCGACCGACGTTGCTGCCCGTGGCCTGGACGTTCCGCGCATCACCCACGTGTTCAACGTGGACATGCCGTACGATCCGGAATCCTACGTGCACCGTATCGGCCGTACTGGCCGCGCCGGTCGCGAAGGTCGCGCGCTGCTGCTGGTTACCCCGCGTGAGCGCCGCATGCTGCAAGTGATCGAGCGTGTGACTGGCCAGAAGGTGGCTGAAGTTCGCCTGCCGGACGCCCAGGCCGTTCTCGATGCGCGCATCAAGAAACTGACCAACAGCCTGTCGCCGCTGGTGGCTGACGCCGAATCGACCCACGGTGATCTGCTCGATCGCCTGACCGCCGATATCGGTTGCACCCCGCGTGCCCTGGCCGCTGCCCTGCTGCGCAAGGCCACCAATGGCCAAGCGCTGAACCTGGCTGCGATCGAGAAGGAACGTCCGCTGGTGCCGAACAACGCACCGCGTGGCGACCGTCCTGAGCGCAGTGGCGATCGTCCGGACCGTGGTGATCGCGAGCGTCGTGCACCGATCCCGTTGGCCGAAGGCCGTGCCCGTTGCCGTACCGCGTTGGGCGCTCGTGACGGCATTGCCGCCAAGAACCTGCTCGGCGCGATCCTCAACGAAGGCGGCCTGGCCCGCGAAGCTATCGGTCGCATCCAGGTGCGTGACAGCTTCAGCCTGGTGGAATTGCCGGAAGATGGTCTGGAGAAGTTGCTGACCAAGCTCAAGGACACCCGCGTGGCCGGCAAGCAGCTCAAGCTGCGTCGCTACCGCGAGGATTGA
- a CDS encoding spermidine synthase, whose amino-acid sequence MTEERVEHLLAEVHDEFGMIRVFEVADYRFLEFGDAIEQSCVFTADPSWLEYDYTRAMLIGALCHEQPESALFLGLGAGTLTQACLKFLPLEDVEAIELRPDVPRLAIEYLGLDDDPRLYIRVGDALELLETAEPADLIFVDLYTDVGPGVGHLAWGFLENCQKRLNPGGWLVINQWATDDGKPLGAALLRGLYHRHYWELPVKEGNVILIVPADLDQELDMDGLVARAEGLAPRLGYSLQSLIKAIRPAT is encoded by the coding sequence ATGACAGAGGAGCGCGTCGAGCATTTGCTCGCCGAGGTGCACGACGAGTTCGGCATGATCCGCGTGTTCGAAGTGGCCGATTACCGGTTTCTCGAATTCGGCGATGCCATCGAGCAGAGCTGCGTGTTCACCGCCGACCCGAGCTGGCTCGAATATGACTACACCCGCGCCATGCTCATCGGTGCGTTGTGTCATGAGCAGCCGGAAAGCGCGTTGTTCCTGGGGTTGGGCGCTGGGACGCTGACCCAGGCCTGTCTCAAGTTCCTGCCGTTGGAAGATGTCGAGGCGATCGAGCTGCGCCCCGACGTGCCGCGCCTGGCCATCGAATATCTTGGGCTGGATGACGATCCGCGTTTGTACATTCGCGTCGGCGATGCCTTGGAATTGCTTGAAACGGCAGAGCCGGCGGACCTGATTTTTGTCGACCTCTATACCGACGTCGGTCCCGGCGTAGGCCATCTGGCCTGGGGGTTCCTGGAAAACTGCCAGAAGCGCCTCAACCCCGGCGGCTGGCTGGTGATCAACCAATGGGCGACCGATGACGGCAAGCCCTTGGGCGCCGCGCTGTTGCGTGGTCTTTATCATCGGCATTATTGGGAGCTGCCGGTGAAGGAGGGCAACGTGATCCTGATCGTGCCGGCGGACCTCGACCAGGAGCTGGATATGGACGGCCTGGTTGCCCGGGCCGAAGGGCTGGCGCCGCGGTTGGGTTATTCGTTGCAGTCGTTGATCAAGGCGATTCGCCCGGCGACGTGA